A single genomic interval of Syntrophobotulus glycolicus DSM 8271 harbors:
- a CDS encoding ATP synthase subunit I: MSRRIAVILSSIVTSGVCFGILFTKYDPLIGFLIGFLTGMLNVQMLFRFTRKVMDKTMESALRAYMINLFSRLGFVSMVVAVVARFRQDWLLMLAGGIAVGVIIPLVLSIKNKNERG; the protein is encoded by the coding sequence ATGAGTCGTAGAATCGCGGTAATACTTTCTTCTATAGTTACTTCGGGGGTTTGCTTTGGGATATTATTCACAAAGTACGATCCCCTTATAGGTTTTCTGATCGGTTTTCTGACAGGTATGCTTAATGTTCAAATGCTTTTCCGTTTCACACGCAAAGTAATGGACAAGACAATGGAATCAGCTTTGCGGGCATATATGATAAACTTGTTCTCACGGTTGGGATTTGTTTCAATGGTTGTTGCTGTCGTAGCAAGGTTTCGTCAGGATTGGCTTCTTATGTTGGCCGGGGGGATTGCAGTGGGTGTAATTATACCCCTTGTATTGTCAATAAAGAATAAGAATGAAAGGGGGTGA
- a CDS encoding AtpZ/AtpI family protein → MAKNPKMGKVVKFMAIGSSISGALAGTTAAGYFVGQYLDTLFGSTYIFTLILMLLGVGLGLAYMIYTLQRLGKSNDES, encoded by the coding sequence ATGGCCAAAAATCCTAAAATGGGAAAAGTGGTTAAGTTTATGGCTATAGGATCATCTATTTCCGGAGCATTAGCCGGGACAACTGCAGCAGGATATTTTGTAGGCCAGTACCTCGATACACTATTTGGAAGCACCTACATATTCACTTTAATTTTAATGCTGCTAGGTGTGGGACTTGGGTTAGCCTACATGATTTACACACTTCAAAGATTGGGAAAATCCAACGATGAGTCGTAG
- the wecB gene encoding non-hydrolyzing UDP-N-acetylglucosamine 2-epimerase: MTQDKIRKYKVMIVFGTRPEAIKMAPVVKVFQEIPEVECKVAVTAQHREMLDQVLALFQIIPDYDLDLMKHGQTLADITSKVLTGMSEIFVQDRPDIVLVQGDTTTTFATALAAFYQKIKVGHIEAGLRTGDKYSPWPEEINRKLTGVLTDLHFAPTEVSKNNLLHEGVLSSTIYVTGNTVIDALLATVKEDFIFESSELQTVLEKERDKRLILMTTHRRENWGEPMRQIYQALKTVLEEFEDVYVVFPMHKNPMVRQVVNEVLGEQERVYLIEPMDYEPFVNLQAKAYLILSDSGGIQEEAPSLGKPVLVVRDTTERPEAVSAGTVELVGTNYDSVLQGLRTLLSDMQRYNRMSAAVNPFGDGYASQKIAEIVLNNK, translated from the coding sequence ATGACACAGGATAAGATTCGAAAATATAAGGTCATGATTGTATTTGGCACCAGACCGGAAGCCATTAAAATGGCTCCGGTAGTCAAGGTTTTTCAAGAAATACCGGAGGTAGAGTGCAAGGTTGCGGTTACAGCCCAGCATAGGGAAATGCTGGACCAGGTTTTGGCCCTGTTCCAGATCATTCCGGATTATGATCTGGATTTAATGAAGCATGGGCAGACTCTGGCGGACATTACATCCAAGGTTTTAACCGGCATGTCGGAAATTTTTGTCCAAGACCGGCCGGATATCGTTCTGGTCCAGGGAGATACGACAACGACTTTTGCAACAGCTTTAGCGGCTTTTTACCAGAAGATTAAAGTAGGGCATATTGAAGCAGGTTTAAGAACAGGGGATAAATATTCGCCCTGGCCGGAGGAGATTAACCGGAAGCTAACCGGAGTCCTGACAGATTTGCATTTTGCCCCTACGGAGGTTTCCAAAAACAACCTTTTGCATGAAGGGGTATTATCGTCTACAATCTATGTAACAGGGAATACAGTGATTGATGCCCTATTGGCAACTGTTAAGGAAGATTTTATTTTTGAGAGTTCTGAGCTTCAGACTGTCCTTGAAAAGGAACGGGATAAGCGCCTGATTTTGATGACCACACATCGCAGGGAGAACTGGGGCGAGCCTATGCGGCAAATCTATCAGGCATTGAAGACAGTTTTGGAAGAATTTGAAGATGTCTATGTTGTTTTTCCCATGCATAAGAATCCAATGGTCCGACAAGTCGTTAATGAGGTTTTAGGGGAACAGGAAAGGGTCTATCTGATCGAGCCGATGGACTATGAGCCCTTTGTTAATCTTCAGGCCAAAGCATACCTTATCCTGTCGGATTCCGGAGGGATTCAGGAAGAGGCCCCCTCTTTGGGCAAACCTGTTCTGGTCGTGCGGGACACCACAGAAAGGCCGGAGGCAGTCTCGGCCGGCACGGTTGAGCTGGTGGGGACAAATTATGACAGCGTTTTACAAGGGCTGAGAACTCTGTTGTCGGATATGCAGAGATACAACAGGATGTCTGCTGCGGTAAATCCTTTCGGAGACGGATATGCCAGTCAAAAAATTGCTGAAATAGTACTAAATAACAAATAA
- a CDS encoding deoxycytidylate deaminase encodes MGNPRPSWDEYFLELAGLISRRSTCLRRNYGAVIVKDNIIVSTGYNGAARGEDNCIDIKKCTREERNIPPGERYELCVAVHAEQNAIIAGDPVKMQNGTIYVAGYHGNGEPAPSEPCLLCRRMIKNAMIKRVVFLDENGMKRNIRFES; translated from the coding sequence ATGGGTAACCCAAGACCTTCCTGGGATGAGTATTTTTTAGAGCTTGCCGGGCTGATCTCCAGAAGATCGACCTGTCTGCGGCGAAACTATGGTGCTGTGATCGTGAAGGACAATATCATTGTCAGTACCGGGTATAATGGAGCGGCGCGCGGAGAGGATAATTGCATTGACATCAAAAAATGCACCAGGGAGGAAAGAAATATCCCTCCGGGAGAAAGATATGAGCTTTGTGTAGCAGTGCACGCTGAACAAAACGCGATTATTGCCGGTGATCCTGTTAAAATGCAGAATGGGACCATCTATGTGGCAGGGTATCACGGTAATGGCGAACCGGCACCAAGTGAGCCCTGTCTGCTATGCCGCCGGATGATTAAGAACGCCATGATTAAGAGAGTTGTCTTTCTGGATGAAAATGGAATGAAGAGGAATATTCGCTTTGAAAGTTAA
- a CDS encoding hemerythrin domain-containing protein, producing the protein MYQIETKKQHDEMRVALRELLEDVYNEEEVLKNHLWIALKIGTISNIIQTHLQYEDEYLYPFLMEHDDENVREIAELYMREMSHVKRHFDNYKHKYISDPKAIKNEPGIFIEDTNRIIGEILNRVELEENRLFPLLIDEK; encoded by the coding sequence ATGTATCAAATCGAGACCAAAAAACAACATGATGAAATGAGAGTAGCATTAAGGGAGCTTCTGGAGGATGTCTATAATGAAGAGGAAGTGCTGAAAAACCATCTTTGGATAGCCTTGAAAATAGGGACGATCAGTAATATTATTCAGACCCATTTGCAATATGAAGATGAGTATTTGTATCCTTTTCTCATGGAGCATGATGATGAAAACGTCCGGGAGATTGCAGAGTTGTATATGCGGGAAATGAGCCATGTCAAAAGGCATTTTGACAATTATAAACACAAATATATCTCTGATCCCAAAGCAATCAAAAATGAACCGGGTATTTTTATCGAAGACACGAACAGGATTATCGGTGAAATCCTCAATAGGGTGGAACTTGAAGAGAATAGACTTTTTCCTCTGCTTATTGACGAGAAATAA
- the glyA gene encoding serine hydroxymethyltransferase: MDYILKYIAPEDPEVAEAIELEQGRQENKIELIASENFVSRAVMAAQGSVLTNKYAEGYPGKRYYGGCEYVDIVENLARDRVKKLFGAEHANVQPHSGAQANTAVYFAMIKPGDTVMGMNLSHGGHLTHGSPVNLSGAYFNFVEYGVEKDSEVVDYDKLRAIALECKPKMLVGGASAYPRVIDFAVMREIADEVGAYLMIDMAHIAGLVATGLHPSPVPHAHFVTSTTHKTLRGPRGGLILCKEEFAQKIDKSIFPGIQGGPLMHVIAAKAVAFGEALKPEFKEYQQRIINNAQALAKGFIARGFRLVSGGTDNHLVLLDVRSKNVTGKVAERVLDDVGITVNKNTIPFDPESPFVTSGVRIGAPAVTARGMKEPEMEKITEAINLAITAGSDESKLEQAKAIVADLCQKFPLYLASDK; the protein is encoded by the coding sequence ATGGACTATATTTTGAAGTATATCGCGCCTGAGGATCCTGAAGTAGCTGAAGCTATTGAATTGGAGCAGGGCCGGCAGGAAAATAAAATTGAGTTGATTGCCTCGGAGAACTTTGTCAGCAGGGCCGTTATGGCGGCTCAGGGCTCGGTTTTGACAAATAAGTATGCTGAAGGTTATCCCGGCAAACGGTATTATGGCGGCTGCGAATATGTTGACATTGTCGAAAACCTGGCCAGAGACCGGGTGAAAAAGCTTTTTGGCGCTGAACACGCGAATGTTCAGCCTCACTCCGGCGCACAGGCAAATACTGCTGTCTATTTCGCCATGATTAAGCCCGGAGATACCGTCATGGGGATGAACCTTTCTCATGGCGGACACCTGACCCATGGCAGCCCGGTCAATCTATCGGGAGCGTATTTCAATTTTGTTGAGTATGGAGTGGAAAAAGACTCTGAAGTGGTGGATTATGACAAACTGCGTGCGATTGCCCTGGAATGCAAACCCAAAATGCTGGTTGGCGGAGCAAGCGCTTATCCCAGAGTCATCGATTTTGCCGTAATGCGGGAAATCGCGGATGAGGTAGGGGCATACCTGATGATTGACATGGCCCACATTGCCGGGCTAGTCGCGACCGGTCTGCATCCCAGCCCGGTTCCGCATGCCCACTTTGTGACATCGACAACGCATAAGACCCTCCGCGGTCCGCGCGGCGGACTTATTCTTTGCAAGGAAGAATTTGCCCAGAAAATTGATAAATCAATTTTTCCTGGGATTCAAGGCGGTCCGCTGATGCATGTGATAGCGGCCAAAGCGGTTGCTTTTGGTGAAGCACTGAAGCCGGAATTCAAAGAGTATCAACAGCGGATCATCAACAATGCCCAGGCTCTGGCTAAGGGATTTATCGCCAGAGGGTTCCGTTTGGTTTCCGGTGGTACGGATAATCATTTGGTTCTGCTTGATGTTCGCAGCAAAAATGTGACAGGTAAGGTTGCGGAAAGGGTTCTTGATGATGTGGGGATCACAGTAAATAAGAATACCATTCCGTTTGATCCGGAAAGCCCCTTTGTGACCAGTGGAGTTCGAATCGGCGCGCCTGCCGTAACGGCCAGGGGAATGAAAGAACCGGAAATGGAGAAAATAACTGAAGCGATTAACTTGGCCATTACCGCCGGTTCTGATGAAAGCAAGCTGGAGCAGGCTAAAGCGATTGTCGCTGATTTATGTCAGAAATTTCCCCTCTATTTGGCATCGGATAAATAG
- the rpiB gene encoding ribose 5-phosphate isomerase B, producing the protein MKIALGADHGGYLLKEEIKEYLRESGYEVSDYGTDSCESVDYPSFGAAVGQALMEKKADLGIVICGTGIGISLAANKVKGIRAALCVNSYMARMAREHNNANVLALGARVIGAGLALDIVDTFVKASFAGGRHAKRVEMLSALENI; encoded by the coding sequence ATGAAGATTGCACTTGGCGCTGATCATGGAGGGTATCTTCTTAAGGAGGAAATCAAGGAATACTTGCGGGAATCGGGGTATGAAGTTTCCGACTATGGAACGGACTCCTGCGAATCAGTAGACTATCCTTCTTTCGGGGCCGCTGTGGGACAAGCACTAATGGAAAAGAAGGCTGACTTAGGTATTGTTATCTGTGGTACAGGTATCGGGATCTCTCTGGCCGCGAATAAGGTAAAAGGAATCCGGGCCGCGCTCTGTGTAAACAGTTATATGGCGCGTATGGCCAGAGAACATAATAATGCCAACGTTCTGGCGTTGGGAGCAAGAGTGATTGGAGCAGGACTGGCTTTGGATATTGTGGATACCTTTGTAAAGGCTTCTTTTGCCGGAGGCAGGCATGCGAAAAGGGTGGAAATGCTTTCTGCATTGGAAAATATCTAA